One segment of Cynocephalus volans isolate mCynVol1 chromosome 8, mCynVol1.pri, whole genome shotgun sequence DNA contains the following:
- the CLCA1 gene encoding calcium-activated chloride channel regulator 1: MELFKSSVFILILHLLERALGNSLIQLNNNGYEGIVIAIDPNVPEDEKLIQQIKDMVTQASPYLFEATGKRFYFKNVAILIPEKWKTKPKYLRPKLETYKNADVLVAEPNSLGNDEPYTEQMGKCGEMGERIHFTPDFLAGKKLSQYGPQGRVFVHEWAHLRWGVFDEYNYNQKFYLSSGKIKAVKCSAAVVGHNVINKCQGGSCYTKPCKSNRVTGLYEKECEFVPNIQQTEKASIMFAQSIDSVVEFCTEQNHNKEAPNLQNQRCNLRSTWEVICDSEDFKKTTPMKTQPPKPTFSLLQIGQRIVCLVLDKSGSMKTGDRLNRLNQAGKLFLLQTVEQGTWVGMVTFDSAAHVQSELIQINGGTDRDTLTRRLPTVAAGGTSICSGLRLAFTVIKKKYPTDGSEIVLLTDGEDKTISGCFKEVKERKVIIHTVALGSTAARELEELSKMTGGLQTYASDQAQNNGLIDAFGALSSGNGAVSQSSIQLESKGLALQNSQWMNGTVIVDSTVGKDTLFLVTWTTQPPQILLWDPSGKRQDGFLVDTNTKMAYLQIPGTAEVGIWKYSLQTSSQTLTLTVTSRASSATLPPITVTSKMNKDTGKFPSPMRVYANIRQGALPILRASVTALIESVSGKTVTLELLDNGAGADVTKDDGVYSRYFTAYDTNGRYSVKVWVLGVINTARSGVIPQQNGALYIPGWIENGEIKWNPPRPEINETDFQDKQVRFSRASLGGSFVASNVPKAPLPDLFPPCQITDLKAKIQGDNLINLTWTAPGDDYDHGTAHKYIIRISTSILELRDKFDDSLQVNTTDLIPKEATSEEVFVFKPENITFENGTDLFIAVQAVDKANLKSEISNIVRASLFIPPQTPPEIPSPDGSSAPCPDININSTIPGIHILKIMWKWLGELQLSVALH; this comes from the exons GACATGGTGACCCAGGCATCTCCATACCTGTTTGAAGCTAcaggaaaaagattttatttcaaaaatgttgcCATTCTGATTCCTGAAAAgtggaaaacaaaacctaaataTTTGAGACCAAAACTTGAGACCTACAAAAAT GCAGATGTTCTGGTTGCTGAACCTAATTCTCTGGGTAATGATGAACCCTATACCGAGCAGATGGGAAAGTGTGGAGAAATGGGTGAAAGGATTCATTTTACTCCTGACTTTTTAGCAGGAAAAAAGTTGTCTCAATATGGACCACAAG gtAGGGTATTTGTCCATGAATGGGCTCATCTACGATGGGGAGTATTTGATGAGTACAATTATAACCAGAAATTCTACCTATCCAGTGGAAAAATCAAAGCAGTAAA GTGTTCAGCAGCTGTTGTTGGTCACAATGTAATAAATAAGTGTCAAGGAGGCAGCTGTTACACCAAACCATGCAAATCCAACAGAGTAACAGGACTGTATGAAAAAGAATGTGAGTTTGTACCCAACATCCAGCAGACCGAGAAGGCTTCCATAATGTTTGCACAAAGTATCGATTCT GTGGTTGAATTTTGTACGGAACAAAACCACAATAAAGAAGCCCCAAACTTGCAAAACCAAAGATGCAATCTCCGAAGCACATGGGAAGTGATCTgtgattctgaggactttaagAAAACCACTCCTATGAAGACACAGCCACCGAAGCCCACCTTCTCATTGCTGCAGATTGGACAAAGAATTGTGTGTTTAGTCCTTGATAAGTCTGGAAGCATGAAG ACTGGTGACCGCCTTAATCGACTGAATCAAGCAGGCAAACTTTTCCTGCTGCAGACGGTTGAGCAGGGGACCTGGGTTGGGATGGTAACATTCGACAGTGCTGCCCATGTACAAAGTGAACTCATACAGATAAATGGTGGCACTGACAGGGACACGCTCACCAGAAGGCTACCCacagtggctgcaggagggacatcCATCTGCTCCGGGCTTCGATTGGCATTTACT GTGATTAAGAAGAAATACCCAACAGATGGATCAGAAATCGTGCTGCTGACCGATGGAGAGGACAAGACTATAAGTGGGTGCTTTAAGGAGGTAAAAGAAAGGAAGGTTATCATCCACACAGTCGCCCTGGGGTCCACGGCAGCTCGAGAACTAGAGGAACTGTCCAAAATGACCG GAGGTTTACAGACATATGCTTCAGATCAAGCTCAGAACAACGGCCTCATTGATGCTTTTGGGGCCCTTTCGTCAGGAAATGGAGCTGTCTCTCAAAGCTCCATACAG CTTGAGAGTAAGGGGTTGGCCCTCCAGAACAGTCAGTGGATGAACGGCACAGTGATCGTGGACAGCACCGTGGGAAAGGACACGTTGTTTCTTGTCACCTGGACAACACAGCCTCCTCAGATTCTTCTCTGGGATCCCAGTGGAAAGAGACAAGATGGCTTTTTAGTGGACACAAACACCAAAATGGCCTACCTCCAGATCCCAGGCACTGCCGAG GTTGGCATTTGGAAATACAGTCTGCAAACAAGCTCACAAACCCTGACTTTGACTGTCACCTCCCGTGCATCAAGTGCTACCCTCCCTCCAATTACAGTGACCTCCAAAATGAACAAGGACACAGGAAAATTTCCCAGCCCTATGAGAGTTTATGCAAATATTCGCCAAGGAGCCTTGCCAATTCTCAGGGCCAGTGTTACAGCCCTAATTGAATCAGTGAGTGGAAAAACAGTTACCTTGGAGTTACTGGACAATGGAGCAG GTGCTGATGTTACTAAGGATGATGGTGTCTACTCAAGGTATTTCACAGCTTATGATACCAATGGTAGATACAGTGTCAAAGTGTGGGTTCTGGGAGTAATTAACACAGCCAGAAGTGGAGTGATACCGCAGCAGAATGGAGCCCTGTACATACCTGGCTGGATTGAAAACG GTGAAATAAAATGGAATCCACCAAGACCTGAAATTAATGAGACTGATTTTCAAGACAAGCAAGTGCGTTTCAGCAGAGCATCCTTGGGAGGTTCATTTGTAGCCTCCAATGTCCCAAAGGCTCCCCTACCTGATCTCTTCCCACCTTGCCAAATCACCGACCTAAAGGCAAAAATCCAAGGGGACAACCTCATAAATCTAACTTGGACGGCTCCTGGGGACGATTATGATCATGGAACAG ctCACAAATATATCATTCGAATAAGTACAAGTATTCTTGAACTCAGAGACAAGTTTGATGATTCTCTTCAAGTGAATACAACTGACCTCATCCCGAAGGAGGCCACCTCTGAAGAAGTCTTTGTGTTTAAACCAGAAAACATCACTTTTGAAAATGGCACAGATCTCTTCATTGCTGTTCAGGCTGTTGATAAGGCCAATCTGAAATCAGAAATATCCAACATTGTACGAGCATCTTTGTTTATTCCTCCACAGACTCCTCCAGAGATACCTAGTCCGGATGGCTCTTCTGCTCCTTGTCCTGATATTAATATCAACAGCACTATTCCCGGCAtccacattttgaaaattatgtgGAAGTGGCTAGGAGAATTGCAGCTGTCAGTGGCCTTGCACTGA